One genomic segment of Streptomyces sp. TLI_146 includes these proteins:
- a CDS encoding spermidine/putrescine ABC transporter substrate-binding protein: MEQYEPDRLSGPQLAAIQRSLTSGRGALSRRSLMRATGFGALTAGGLAALTGCGIPAAKKTDGQAPASTDHSAKEKVINFSNWTEYMDVSDDKKHRPTLEAFARRTGIQVKYTEDINDNVEFFGKIKPQLAAGQDIGRDLIVVTDWLAGRLIRFGWAQKLNASNLPHAFANLSAPFRTPDWDPGRAYSYPWTGIPAVIAYNSKATGGRTVDSVTQLLDDPSLKGRVGFLTEMRDTVGMTLLDMGKDPAKFTDADYDAAIGRLQKGVDKKQIRRFTGNDYTGDLDKGDLAACVAWGGDVTQLQSDNPDIKYAIPAAGYMLSSDNLLIPAKARHQANAERLIDYYYEPAVAAQLAAYINYVCPVDGVRDELSKIDPKLAENTLILPDKAMAAKAHSFRSLSSEEETKYEEKFAKLIGA; the protein is encoded by the coding sequence ATGGAGCAGTACGAGCCGGACCGCCTGTCCGGGCCCCAACTGGCCGCCATACAGCGCAGCCTGACCAGCGGCCGGGGCGCCCTGAGCCGCCGCTCGCTGATGCGGGCCACGGGCTTCGGCGCGCTCACCGCCGGCGGTCTCGCCGCGCTCACCGGCTGCGGCATCCCGGCCGCCAAGAAGACGGACGGCCAGGCCCCGGCGTCGACGGACCACTCGGCCAAGGAGAAGGTGATCAACTTCTCCAACTGGACCGAGTACATGGACGTCAGCGACGACAAGAAGCACCGGCCGACGCTGGAGGCGTTCGCCAGGCGGACCGGCATCCAGGTCAAGTACACCGAGGACATCAACGACAACGTCGAGTTCTTCGGCAAGATCAAGCCGCAGCTCGCGGCCGGCCAGGACATCGGCCGCGACCTCATCGTCGTCACCGACTGGCTCGCCGGGCGGCTCATCCGGTTCGGCTGGGCGCAGAAGCTCAACGCCTCGAACCTGCCGCACGCCTTCGCCAACCTCTCGGCGCCCTTCCGCACCCCCGACTGGGACCCGGGCCGGGCCTACTCGTACCCCTGGACCGGCATCCCGGCCGTCATCGCCTACAACTCCAAGGCGACCGGCGGCAGGACCGTCGACTCGGTCACCCAGCTGCTCGACGACCCCTCCCTCAAGGGGCGGGTCGGCTTCCTCACCGAGATGCGCGACACCGTCGGGATGACCCTGCTCGACATGGGCAAGGACCCGGCGAAGTTCACCGACGCCGACTACGACGCGGCGATCGGGCGGCTCCAGAAGGGCGTCGACAAGAAGCAGATCCGGCGCTTCACCGGCAACGACTACACGGGCGACCTGGACAAGGGCGACCTCGCCGCGTGCGTCGCCTGGGGCGGCGACGTCACCCAGCTCCAGTCCGACAACCCGGACATCAAGTACGCGATCCCGGCGGCCGGTTACATGCTCTCCAGCGACAACCTGCTGATCCCGGCGAAGGCCCGGCACCAGGCCAACGCCGAGCGGCTGATCGACTACTACTACGAGCCGGCGGTCGCGGCCCAGCTCGCCGCGTACATCAACTACGTGTGCCCGGTCGACGGCGTACGCGACGAGCTCAGCAAGATCGACCCCAAGCTGGCAGAGAACACGCTGATCCTGCCCGACAAGGCCATGGCCGCCAAGGCGCACTCCTTCCGCTCGCTCAGCAGTGAGGAAGAGACCAAGTACGAGGAGAAGTTCGCCAAGCTCATCGGCGCCTGA
- a CDS encoding ABC transporter ATP-binding protein — translation MTDDKNDGGDVRLTGISKTYGSFTAVHPLELTVPQGSFFALLGASGCGKTTTLRMIAGLEEPTTGTVFLGDKDVTDLPPYKRPVNTVFQSYALFPHLNVSENVAFGLRRRGIKSVKKQVDDMLELVQLGDFAGRKPHQLSGGQQQRVAVARALINHPQVLLLDEPLGALDLKLRRQMQLELKRIQTEVGITFIHVTHDQEEAMTMADTVAVMNGGRVEQLGAPADLYENPKTTFVANFLGTSNLIEAEVVEKSGEDLVVTAGGAKLKLPGGRCSAPDTSGGKILVGVRPEKISLAHKDDEGSIAAGRNRVPGRIVDSSFIGVSTQYVIDSPAGSGLAVYEQNIERDTRLVPGAEVVLHWNPAHTFGLDAAQAIDAGVEKVEDAA, via the coding sequence ATGACTGACGACAAGAACGACGGCGGCGACGTCCGCCTCACCGGGATCAGCAAGACGTACGGCTCCTTCACCGCCGTCCATCCGCTCGAACTGACCGTCCCGCAGGGCTCGTTCTTCGCCCTGCTCGGTGCCTCCGGCTGCGGCAAGACCACCACCTTGCGCATGATCGCCGGACTGGAGGAGCCCACCACCGGGACCGTCTTCCTCGGCGACAAGGACGTCACCGACCTGCCGCCCTACAAGCGGCCGGTGAACACCGTCTTCCAGTCGTACGCGCTCTTCCCGCACCTGAACGTCTCCGAGAACGTCGCCTTCGGGCTGCGCCGCCGGGGTATCAAGTCGGTGAAGAAGCAGGTCGACGACATGCTGGAGCTCGTCCAGCTCGGCGACTTCGCCGGGCGCAAGCCGCACCAGCTCTCCGGCGGCCAGCAGCAGCGCGTGGCGGTCGCCCGCGCGCTCATCAACCACCCGCAGGTGCTGCTCCTCGACGAGCCGCTCGGCGCCCTCGACCTCAAGCTGCGCCGCCAGATGCAGCTGGAGCTCAAGCGCATCCAGACCGAGGTCGGCATCACCTTCATCCACGTCACCCACGACCAGGAGGAGGCCATGACCATGGCCGACACGGTCGCGGTGATGAACGGCGGCCGCGTCGAGCAGCTCGGCGCCCCCGCCGACCTCTACGAGAACCCCAAGACCACGTTCGTGGCGAACTTCCTCGGCACCTCCAACCTCATCGAGGCCGAGGTCGTCGAGAAGAGCGGCGAGGACCTCGTCGTCACGGCGGGCGGCGCCAAGCTGAAACTGCCCGGCGGGCGATGTTCGGCCCCCGACACCAGCGGCGGGAAGATCCTCGTGGGCGTGCGCCCGGAGAAGATCTCCCTCGCCCACAAGGACGACGAGGGGTCGATAGCGGCAGGCCGCAACCGGGTCCCCGGACGGATCGTCGACTCCTCGTTCATCGGCGTCTCCACGCAGTACGTCATCGACTCCCCGGCGGGCTCGGGGCTCGCTGTGTACGAGCAGAACATCGAGCGCGACACCCGTCTGGTGCCCGGTGCCGAGGTCGTCCTGCACTGGAACCCGGCGCACACCTTCGGCCTCGACGCGGCGCAGGCGATCGACGCGGGCGTGGAGAAGGTCGAGGACGCCGCGTGA
- a CDS encoding ABC transporter permease gives MSALTEAPEAADLPVRKASVRKRLVPYWLLVPGLLWLVVFFALPMVYQASTSVQTGSLEKGYQVTWHFQTYWDAFKEYYPQFVRSLLYAGTATVLCLLLGYPLAYLIAFKAGRWRNVILVLVIAPFFTSFLIRTLAWKTILADGGPVVHTLNSLHVLDVTSWLGFTEGDRVLATPMAVVCGLTYNFLPFMILPLYTSLERIDSRLHEAAGDLYATPATTFRKVTFPLSMPGVVSGTLLTFIPASGDYVNAELLGSTDQKMVGNVIQSQFLRVLDYPTAAALSFILMAIVLVMVTVYIRRAGTEDLV, from the coding sequence GTGAGCGCCCTGACCGAGGCGCCCGAGGCCGCCGACCTCCCCGTACGCAAGGCGTCGGTGCGCAAGCGGCTGGTGCCCTACTGGCTGCTGGTGCCCGGCCTGCTGTGGCTGGTCGTCTTCTTCGCGCTGCCGATGGTCTACCAGGCCTCCACCTCGGTGCAGACCGGCTCCCTGGAGAAGGGCTACCAGGTCACCTGGCACTTCCAGACCTACTGGGACGCCTTCAAGGAGTACTACCCGCAGTTCGTGCGCTCCCTGCTGTACGCGGGTACGGCGACCGTGCTGTGTCTGCTGCTCGGCTATCCGCTGGCGTATCTGATCGCCTTCAAGGCGGGGCGCTGGCGCAATGTGATCCTGGTGCTGGTCATCGCGCCGTTCTTCACCAGCTTCCTGATCCGCACGCTCGCCTGGAAGACGATCCTGGCGGACGGCGGCCCGGTGGTGCACACACTCAACTCGCTGCACGTGCTGGACGTGACGAGCTGGCTGGGCTTCACCGAGGGCGACCGGGTGCTGGCCACACCGATGGCGGTGGTCTGCGGCCTCACGTACAACTTCCTGCCGTTCATGATCCTGCCGCTGTACACGTCGCTGGAGCGGATCGACTCCCGGCTGCACGAGGCCGCCGGTGATCTGTACGCGACCCCCGCGACCACCTTCCGCAAGGTGACCTTCCCGCTCTCCATGCCGGGCGTCGTCTCGGGCACGCTGCTCACCTTCATCCCGGCGAGCGGCGACTACGTCAACGCCGAACTGCTCGGGTCCACCGACCAGAAGATGGTCGGCAACGTGATCCAGTCGCAGTTCCTGCGGGTCCTCGACTATCCGACGGCCGCCGCCCTCTCCTTCATCCTCATGGCGATCGTGCTGGTCATGGTCACCGTCTACATCCGCCGAGCCGGGACGGAGGACCTGGTCTGA
- a CDS encoding ABC transporter permease: protein MRWLRRNVIVIAGLATLAYLILPNVVVMVFSFNKPNGRFNYSWQRFSTDAWQDPCGVADMCGSLSLSLQIATWATLGATVLGTMIAFALVRYRFRARGAINSLIFLPMAMPEVVMAASLLTLFLNLGAQLGFWTILIAHIMFCLSFVVTAVKARVMSMDPRLEEAARDLYAGPFQTFVRVTLPIAAPGIVAGALLAFALSFDDFIITNFNAGSTVTFPMFVWGSAQRGTPVQINVIGTAMFVIAVVVVVAGQLVANRRGNSAKA, encoded by the coding sequence ATGCGCTGGCTCCGACGCAATGTGATCGTCATCGCAGGGCTCGCGACCCTCGCGTACCTGATCCTGCCGAACGTCGTCGTGATGGTGTTCTCGTTCAACAAGCCGAACGGGCGCTTCAACTACTCGTGGCAGCGGTTCTCCACCGACGCCTGGCAGGACCCGTGCGGTGTCGCCGACATGTGCGGCTCGCTCTCGCTCTCGCTCCAGATCGCCACCTGGGCGACGCTCGGCGCGACCGTGCTCGGCACGATGATCGCCTTCGCGCTCGTGCGCTACCGGTTCCGGGCGCGCGGCGCGATCAACTCGCTGATCTTCCTGCCCATGGCGATGCCCGAGGTCGTCATGGCCGCCTCGCTGCTCACGCTCTTCCTCAACCTGGGCGCGCAGCTCGGCTTCTGGACCATCCTCATCGCCCACATCATGTTCTGCCTCAGCTTCGTGGTGACGGCGGTCAAGGCGCGCGTGATGTCGATGGACCCGAGGCTGGAGGAGGCCGCGCGCGATCTCTACGCGGGACCGTTCCAGACGTTCGTCCGGGTCACCCTGCCGATCGCCGCCCCCGGAATCGTCGCGGGCGCGCTGCTCGCCTTCGCGCTCTCCTTCGACGACTTCATCATCACCAACTTCAACGCGGGCTCCACCGTGACCTTCCCCATGTTCGTCTGGGGATCGGCACAGCGCGGCACGCCCGTGCAGATCAACGTCATCGGTACGGCCATGTTCGTCATCGCCGTAGTGGTGGTCGTCGCCGGCCAGCTCGTCGCGAACCGGCGCGGCAACAGTGCGAAAGCCTGA
- a CDS encoding FAD-binding oxidoreductase, producing the protein MAVTRAMRSAAAHSLTDAQPVPFWLEDPGRPGAHPALAGDERCDLLVVGGGYSGLWTALLAKEREPGRDVVLIEGKEIGWAASGRNGGFCAASLTHGLGNGLARWPDELPRLEKLGAANLDAIEAAVARYSLDCDFERTGEIDVATEPHQLDELHEMYEEAVGLGFEGLELLDADAMRAEVDSPTFLGGLWDRRGVAMLHPAKLAWGLKRACLELGVRIYEHTPGLDLVSAGPGMVVRTPYGRIRARRVALGTNVFPSLVRRVRAYTVPVYDYALMTEPLSPAQLAAIGWKNRQGLGDSANQFHYFRITADHRILWGGYDAIYKYGGKVRAEYDDRPATYLKLAEHFFRCFPQLEGLRFSHAWGGAIDTCSRFSAFFGTAHGGKVAYAAGYTGLGVGATRFGADVMLDLLAGERTERTELEMVRKKPLPFPPEPVAWAGIGITKWALARADANGGRRNLWLKAMDRAGLGFDS; encoded by the coding sequence ATGGCCGTCACCCGAGCCATGCGCAGTGCGGCAGCCCATTCACTGACGGACGCCCAGCCCGTCCCCTTCTGGCTGGAGGACCCGGGCAGGCCCGGTGCCCACCCCGCCCTCGCGGGCGACGAGCGGTGCGATCTGCTCGTCGTCGGCGGCGGCTACAGCGGACTGTGGACCGCGCTCCTGGCCAAGGAGCGCGAGCCCGGACGCGATGTCGTGCTCATCGAGGGCAAGGAGATCGGCTGGGCGGCCTCCGGCCGCAACGGCGGCTTCTGCGCCGCCTCTCTCACCCACGGCCTGGGCAACGGCCTGGCCCGCTGGCCGGACGAACTGCCCCGCCTGGAGAAGCTGGGCGCGGCCAACCTCGACGCCATCGAGGCGGCCGTCGCCCGCTACTCGCTGGACTGCGACTTCGAGCGCACCGGCGAGATCGACGTGGCCACCGAGCCGCACCAGCTCGACGAACTGCACGAGATGTACGAGGAGGCGGTGGGGCTCGGCTTCGAGGGCCTCGAACTGCTCGACGCGGACGCGATGCGGGCCGAGGTCGACTCGCCGACCTTCCTCGGCGGCCTCTGGGACCGGCGCGGTGTGGCGATGCTCCACCCCGCCAAGCTCGCCTGGGGCCTCAAGCGGGCCTGTCTGGAACTGGGCGTACGGATCTACGAACACACCCCCGGCCTCGACCTGGTCTCGGCCGGTCCGGGCATGGTGGTGCGCACCCCGTACGGGCGGATCCGCGCCCGCCGGGTCGCGCTCGGCACCAATGTGTTCCCGTCCCTGGTCAGGCGCGTGCGGGCGTACACCGTCCCGGTCTACGACTACGCGCTGATGACCGAGCCGCTCAGCCCGGCGCAACTGGCCGCGATCGGCTGGAAGAACCGGCAGGGACTCGGCGACTCGGCCAACCAGTTCCACTACTTCCGGATCACCGCCGACCACCGCATCCTGTGGGGCGGCTACGACGCGATCTACAAGTACGGCGGGAAGGTACGGGCCGAGTACGACGACCGGCCCGCCACCTACCTCAAGCTGGCCGAGCACTTCTTCCGCTGCTTCCCGCAGCTGGAGGGGCTGCGTTTCAGCCATGCCTGGGGCGGGGCGATCGACACCTGCTCGCGCTTCTCGGCGTTCTTCGGCACGGCCCACGGCGGCAAGGTCGCGTACGCCGCCGGGTACACCGGCCTCGGCGTCGGCGCGACCCGCTTCGGCGCGGACGTGATGCTCGACCTGCTGGCGGGGGAGCGCACCGAGCGCACGGAACTGGAGATGGTCCGCAAGAAGCCCCTGCCGTTCCCCCCGGAGCCGGTCGCGTGGGCGGGCATCGGCATCACCAAGTGGGCCCTGGCGAGAGCGGACGCGAACGGGGGCCGGCGCAACCTGTGGCTGAAGGCGATGGACCGGGCAGGCCTGGGCTTCGACAGCTGA
- a CDS encoding chitinase, giving the protein MDRTGRLASLVRPTGLTKSTRPPRLLAAVTAAVLAAGALVASAQTARAADTELALNGGFEAGLDGWSCTAGSGTVVASPVHGGAKALKATPAGSDNAQCSQTVAVAPDSTYTLSSWVQGSYVYLGASGTGTTDVSTWTQSAPSWQRLSTTFKTGVNTTSVTISTHGWYGTGAYYADDVSLLGPGGGPVQLPAAPTGLTAGSATASSIALSWAAVPGATGYNIYQGGSKVLSSSGTSATVTGLAASTPYTFQVTATNTAGESAKSAAVTASTTSGGGGNPGGGLPAHALVGYLHASFANGSGYMRMADVPDSWDVIDLAFGEPTSVTSGDIRFNLCPVSECPGVESAADFKAAIKAKQAAGKKVLISIGGQNGQVQLSTTAARDTFVQSVSKIIDEYGLDGLDVDFEGHSLSLNTGDTDFRNPTTPVVVNLISALKTLKAKYGAKFVLSMAPETFFVQLGYQYYGSGPWGGQDPRCGVYLPVIHALRDDLTLLHVQDYNSGPIMGLDNQYHSMGGADFHIAMTDMLLTGFPVAGDTGRMFPALRPDQLAIGLPASTNAGNGHTAPAEVTKALDCLTRKANCGSYQTHGSWPGLRGLMTWSVNWDRFNGGEFSKNFDAYPWS; this is encoded by the coding sequence GTGGACCGCACCGGCCGCCTCGCCAGCCTCGTCAGACCCACCGGTCTCACCAAATCTACGAGACCCCCCAGGCTCCTCGCCGCCGTCACGGCGGCCGTCCTGGCCGCGGGCGCCCTGGTCGCCTCCGCGCAGACCGCCCGCGCCGCCGACACCGAACTCGCCCTCAACGGCGGCTTCGAGGCCGGTCTCGACGGATGGAGCTGTACGGCGGGCAGTGGCACGGTGGTCGCCTCGCCCGTGCACGGCGGCGCCAAGGCCCTCAAGGCCACCCCGGCCGGGAGCGACAACGCCCAGTGCTCCCAGACCGTCGCGGTCGCACCCGACTCCACGTACACCCTGAGCTCATGGGTACAGGGCAGCTACGTCTATCTGGGCGCCTCCGGCACCGGTACCACCGACGTCAGTACCTGGACCCAATCCGCCCCGTCCTGGCAGCGGTTGAGCACCACCTTCAAGACCGGCGTGAACACCACCTCGGTCACGATCTCCACGCACGGCTGGTACGGCACCGGCGCCTACTACGCCGACGACGTGAGCCTGCTGGGCCCCGGCGGCGGGCCCGTCCAGCTCCCGGCCGCCCCCACCGGCCTGACCGCGGGCTCCGCGACCGCCTCCAGCATCGCCCTGAGCTGGGCCGCGGTCCCCGGCGCCACCGGCTACAACATCTACCAGGGCGGCTCCAAGGTCCTCTCGTCGAGCGGGACTTCGGCCACCGTGACGGGCCTGGCCGCCTCCACCCCGTACACCTTCCAGGTCACGGCCACCAACACGGCCGGTGAGTCCGCGAAGTCCGCCGCCGTCACCGCCTCCACCACCAGCGGCGGGGGAGGCAACCCGGGCGGCGGGCTGCCGGCGCACGCGCTCGTCGGCTATCTGCACGCCAGCTTCGCCAACGGCTCCGGCTATATGAGGATGGCCGACGTCCCCGACTCCTGGGACGTCATCGACCTCGCCTTCGGCGAGCCGACCTCGGTCACCTCCGGCGACATCAGATTCAATCTGTGCCCGGTGAGCGAGTGCCCCGGGGTGGAGTCCGCCGCCGACTTCAAGGCCGCCATCAAGGCCAAGCAGGCCGCGGGCAAGAAGGTCCTGATCTCCATCGGCGGCCAGAACGGCCAGGTCCAGCTGAGCACCACGGCCGCCCGCGACACCTTCGTCCAGTCCGTCTCGAAAATCATCGACGAGTACGGACTCGACGGCCTGGACGTCGACTTCGAGGGCCACTCGCTCTCGCTGAACACCGGCGACACGGACTTCCGCAACCCGACCACACCGGTCGTCGTGAACCTCATATCGGCGCTGAAGACGCTGAAGGCCAAGTACGGCGCGAAGTTCGTGCTGTCGATGGCCCCGGAGACGTTCTTCGTGCAGCTCGGATACCAGTACTACGGGTCCGGCCCCTGGGGCGGCCAGGACCCGCGCTGCGGCGTCTATCTGCCCGTCATCCACGCCCTGCGCGACGACCTGACCCTGCTGCACGTCCAGGACTACAACTCGGGCCCGATCATGGGCCTGGACAACCAGTACCACTCGATGGGCGGCGCCGACTTCCACATCGCCATGACCGACATGCTGCTCACCGGCTTCCCGGTGGCGGGCGACACCGGCCGGATGTTCCCGGCGCTCCGTCCCGACCAGCTCGCCATCGGTCTCCCGGCGTCCACCAACGCGGGCAACGGGCACACGGCCCCCGCCGAGGTCACCAAGGCGCTGGACTGCCTCACCAGGAAGGCGAACTGCGGCTCGTACCAGACCCATGGGAGCTGGCCGGGGCTGCGCGGTCTGATGACCTGGTCCGTCAACTGGGACCGGTTCAACGGCGGCGAGTTCTCCAAGAACTTCGACGCATACCCGTGGAGCTGA
- a CDS encoding phosphatase PAP2 family protein: protein MADGPLRRLDERVGGHLAGRGPQGVAQVLADLGSMPVALPLLALALGYAVRRGARLDALIAAATMVLVPALVVPLKIWTDRAGPLTTDTGYYPSGHTATAMVAYGGAALLLARYTAPRRAWMMPAAAGVLTAATGTGLVLHGYHWPLDVLASGSLCGMLLLLSSTGMRRSSWRTRRR, encoded by the coding sequence GTGGCCGACGGCCCGCTGCGACGGCTCGACGAGCGCGTCGGCGGCCATCTGGCGGGCCGTGGCCCGCAGGGCGTGGCCCAGGTCCTCGCCGACCTCGGTTCGATGCCCGTCGCCCTGCCGCTGCTCGCGCTCGCCCTCGGGTACGCGGTGCGGCGCGGCGCCCGGCTGGACGCGCTGATCGCGGCCGCCACGATGGTCCTGGTCCCGGCGCTGGTCGTACCGCTGAAGATCTGGACCGACCGCGCGGGCCCGCTCACCACCGACACCGGCTACTACCCGTCCGGCCACACGGCCACCGCGATGGTGGCGTACGGCGGCGCCGCCCTGCTGCTCGCCCGGTACACCGCCCCGCGCCGCGCATGGATGATGCCCGCCGCCGCGGGCGTGCTCACCGCGGCGACGGGCACCGGTCTGGTGCTGCACGGCTACCACTGGCCCCTGGACGTGCTGGCGAGCGGCAGCCTGTGCGGGATGCTCCTGCTGCTCAGCTCCACGGGTATGCGTCGAAGTTCTTGGAGAACTCGCCGCCGTTGA
- the gabT gene encoding 4-aminobutyrate--2-oxoglutarate transaminase: MTAIPQERRIVTAIPGPKSQELQARRVAAVAAGVGSTLPVFTARAGGGIIEDVDGNRLIDFGSGIAVTSVGASAEAVVRRASAQLADFTHTCFMVTPYEGYVEVAEALAELTPGDHAKKSALFNSGAEAVENAVKIARAYTKRQAVVVFDHGYHGRTNLTMALTAKNMPYKNGFGPFAPEVYRVPVAYGYRWPTGAENCGPEAAAQAIDNITKQIGADNVAAIIIEPVLGEGGFIEPAKGFLPAIAQFAKDNGIVFVADEIQSGFCRTGQWFACEDEGIVPDLITTAKGIAGGLPLSAVTGRAEIMDAAHAGGLGGTYGGNPVACAGALGAIETMKELDLNGKAKRIEEVMKGRLAAMAEKFDIIGDIRGRGAMIAIELVQDRATKEPHAAAAGALAKACHAEGLLVLTCGTYGNVLRFLPPLVIGEDLLNEGLDIIEQAFAAL; the protein is encoded by the coding sequence ATGACCGCGATCCCGCAGGAGCGCCGCATCGTCACCGCGATCCCCGGCCCCAAGTCGCAGGAGCTGCAGGCCCGCCGCGTGGCCGCGGTCGCCGCCGGCGTGGGCTCCACCCTGCCCGTCTTCACCGCCCGCGCGGGCGGCGGCATCATCGAGGACGTCGACGGCAACCGTCTGATCGACTTCGGCTCCGGCATCGCCGTGACCTCGGTCGGCGCCTCCGCCGAGGCCGTCGTGCGCCGCGCCTCCGCGCAGCTCGCGGACTTCACCCACACCTGCTTCATGGTCACGCCGTACGAGGGTTACGTCGAGGTCGCCGAGGCCCTCGCCGAGCTCACCCCGGGCGACCACGCCAAGAAGTCCGCGCTGTTCAACAGCGGCGCCGAGGCCGTCGAGAACGCCGTCAAGATCGCCCGTGCGTACACCAAGCGCCAGGCCGTCGTCGTCTTCGACCACGGCTACCACGGCCGTACCAACCTGACGATGGCGCTGACCGCCAAGAACATGCCGTACAAGAACGGCTTCGGCCCGTTCGCGCCCGAGGTCTACCGCGTCCCGGTCGCCTACGGCTACCGCTGGCCGACCGGCGCCGAGAACTGCGGCCCCGAGGCCGCCGCCCAGGCGATCGACAACATCACCAAGCAGATCGGCGCCGACAACGTCGCCGCGATCATCATCGAGCCGGTCCTCGGCGAGGGCGGCTTCATCGAGCCCGCCAAGGGCTTCCTGCCCGCGATCGCGCAGTTCGCCAAGGACAACGGGATCGTCTTCGTCGCCGACGAGATCCAGTCCGGCTTCTGCCGCACCGGCCAGTGGTTCGCCTGTGAGGACGAGGGCATCGTCCCGGACCTGATCACCACCGCCAAGGGCATCGCGGGCGGTCTGCCGCTCTCCGCCGTGACCGGCCGCGCCGAGATCATGGACGCCGCGCACGCGGGCGGCCTCGGCGGCACCTACGGCGGCAACCCGGTGGCCTGCGCCGGCGCGCTCGGTGCGATCGAGACCATGAAGGAGCTCGACCTCAACGGCAAGGCCAAGCGCATCGAGGAGGTCATGAAGGGCCGCCTCGCCGCCATGGCCGAGAAGTTCGACATCATCGGCGACATCCGCGGCCGCGGCGCCATGATCGCCATCGAGCTGGTCCAGGACCGCGCCACCAAGGAGCCGCACGCGGCCGCCGCCGGTGCGCTCGCCAAGGCCTGCCACGCGGAGGGCCTGCTGGTCCTGACCTGTGGCACCTACGGCAACGTGCTGCGCTTCCTTCCGCCGCTGGTCATCGGCGAGGACCTGCTCAACGAGGGCCTCGACATCATCGAGCAGGCCTTCGCCGCGCTCTGA